A region from the Leptolyngbya iicbica LK genome encodes:
- a CDS encoding NAD(P)(+) transhydrogenase (Re/Si-specific) subunit beta: MSNNLLTVAYIAASILFILSLGGLSNPETARRGNLYGIAGMVVALGATALSDQVQGYGVLIAAMAPAIWIGGLLATRAAMTSMPQLVGLLNGFGGLAAVLVGYASFLHPDPALQGVDFTIHKVEVFAGVFIGAITFIGSLIACGKLQGVVSSKAILLPARHVLNIGMLAAVLGLGYYYMSVGETVALLPLGIMTAIASILGITLVIAIGGADMPVVISILNSYSGWGAAAAGFMLNNDLLIITGALVGSSGLILSYIMCQAMNRSFANVLLGGFGNTNYQGTTVEGEATPISVDETVELLNDANSVIIVPGYGMAVAQAQHAVAQITQLLRDRGKQVRFGIHPVAGRLPGHMNVLLAEANVPYDVVLEMDEINDDFPKTDVVLVIGANDTVNPSALEDPQSPMAGMPVLEVWKAQNAIVLKRSLSAGYAGVANPLFYKQNTSMLFGDARSNVTAILAQLSQRETSAAQPAAAVAAK, from the coding sequence ATGTCTAATAACTTATTAACGGTTGCGTACATTGCAGCCAGCATTCTCTTCATTCTCAGCTTGGGGGGACTTTCTAACCCTGAAACCGCCCGGCGGGGCAACTTGTACGGCATTGCGGGCATGGTGGTCGCGCTGGGCGCAACGGCTCTCAGTGACCAGGTGCAAGGCTATGGCGTGTTGATTGCGGCCATGGCTCCGGCGATTTGGATTGGGGGCCTGCTCGCAACGCGCGCGGCGATGACCTCCATGCCCCAACTCGTTGGCCTGTTGAATGGCTTTGGCGGTTTGGCGGCGGTGCTGGTTGGCTACGCCAGCTTTTTGCACCCCGATCCTGCCCTTCAGGGCGTTGATTTCACGATTCACAAAGTGGAAGTATTTGCAGGTGTTTTCATTGGCGCAATTACCTTCATTGGCTCGCTGATTGCCTGCGGCAAGCTCCAGGGTGTTGTCTCTAGCAAGGCGATCTTGCTGCCTGCGCGTCATGTCCTCAACATCGGTATGTTGGCAGCAGTGCTCGGGCTGGGCTACTACTACATGAGTGTGGGCGAGACGGTTGCGTTGTTGCCTCTGGGGATCATGACCGCGATCGCTTCCATTCTGGGGATCACCCTGGTGATTGCCATCGGTGGTGCCGATATGCCCGTCGTGATTTCGATTTTGAACAGCTACTCCGGTTGGGGCGCTGCGGCTGCGGGTTTCATGCTGAATAACGACTTGCTGATCATCACGGGTGCCCTCGTCGGCAGCAGCGGTTTAATTCTCAGCTACATCATGTGCCAGGCCATGAATCGCTCCTTTGCCAATGTGCTGCTAGGGGGCTTTGGCAACACCAATTATCAGGGCACCACAGTAGAAGGCGAAGCTACCCCCATTTCTGTTGATGAAACGGTGGAATTGCTGAACGATGCCAATAGCGTCATCATCGTGCCGGGGTATGGCATGGCGGTGGCGCAAGCCCAACATGCGGTGGCGCAGATTACGCAACTCTTGCGCGATCGCGGCAAGCAAGTGCGCTTTGGCATTCACCCTGTGGCGGGCCGGTTGCCGGGGCACATGAACGTGTTGCTCGCAGAGGCCAATGTGCCTTACGACGTGGTGCTGGAAATGGACGAAATCAACGATGACTTTCCCAAGACGGATGTCGTGCTGGTGATTGGGGCCAATGACACCGTGAACCCCAGTGCTTTGGAAGATCCCCAGAGCCCCATGGCCGGGATGCCCGTGCTCGAAGTGTGGAAAGCCCAGAATGCGATCGTCCTGAAGCGGAGTCTTTCGGCTGGCTATGCCGGGGTCGCTAACCCGCTGTTTTATAAGCAAAATACGTCGATGCTCTTTGGCGATGCGCGCTCAAATGTGACCGCGATTTTGGCACAGTTATCGCAACGAGAAACTAGTGCAGCCCAGCCAGCTGCCGCCGTGGCTGCTAAATAA